One genomic window of Nicotiana sylvestris chromosome 10, ASM39365v2, whole genome shotgun sequence includes the following:
- the LOC104240606 gene encoding aquaporin TIP2-1-like, producing MPAIAFGRFDDSFSLGSIKAYIAEFISTLLFVFAGVGSAIAYNKLTADAALDPAGLVAVAVCHGFALFVAVSVGANISGGHVNPAVTLGLALGGQITVLTGLFYWIAQLMGATAASYLLKVVTGGLAVPIHSVAAGVGAAEGVVMEIIITFALVYTVYATAADPKKGSLGTIAPIAIGFIVGANILAAGPFSGGSMNPARSFGPAVASGNFAGHWIYWIGPLVGGGLAGLIYSNVFMNHDHAPLSTDF from the exons ATGCCTGCCATAGCTTTTGGTCGTTTCGATGATTCATTTAGTTTGGGGTCTATTAAGGCCTACATTGCTGAATTCATCTCTACATTGCTCTTTGTCTTTGCTGGAGTTGGTTCAGCCATTGCTTACA ACAAGTTGACAGCAGATGCTGCTCTTGATCCCGCGGGGCTTGTAGCAGTTGCAGTTTGCCATGGGTTCGCTCTGTTCGTGGCGGTTTCCGTTGGGGCTAACATCTCCGGTGGTCACGTTAACCCCGCCGTTACTTTGGGATTGGCTCTTGGTGGCCAAATTACAGTTCTTACTGGCCTCTTCTACTGGATTGCTCAACTTATGGGCGCCACTGCTGCCTCCTACCTCCTCAAAGTTGTCACCGGAGGATTG gcTGTTCCAATCCACAGTGTAGCAGCTGGAGTAGGAGCTGCTGAAGGAGTAGTGATGGAAATAATCATCACATTTGCATTGGTGTACACAGTGTACGCCACAGCAGCTGACCCCAAGAAGGGTTCATTGGGCACAATTGCACCCATTGCCATTGGTTTCATTGTTGGTGCCAACATCTTGGCTGCTGGCCCATTCTCTGGTGGTTCAATGAACCCAGCTCGCTCCTTTGGACCTGCAGTGGCTAGTGGTAACTTCGCTGGTCACTGGATTTACTGGATTGGACCCCTTGTTGGTGGTGGCTTGGCTGGTCTTATCTACAGTAATGTGTTCATGAACCACGACCATGCTCCTCTATCCACCGATTTCTAA